From a region of the Candidatus Brocadiaceae bacterium genome:
- a CDS encoding ABC transporter permease, with amino-acid sequence MTAYVIRRLLYTIPLVLGVCLFTFVLFEWIVPPEVRAAQAIGRHATAEAIQKEIRKRGWDKGLVWNARAEGVQRLTDTRFARHMSRLLLFRFGRTEKTHEDIGQAILRGMVPSLTLTLPIFVLGLFTGLCLSLGVAYVRGTVLDLAGVVVCVAFMSVSILVYIIVGQLLLAQYLRFFPIYGFARGFGVLRFLLLPVLIGVVKGLGDDVRFYRTILLEEMTRDYVRTARAKGLTETAVLFRHVLKNAMIPVLTRTVIAIPFLFLGSLLLESFFGIPGLGSMTVEAVNNGDTDVMAAMVYIGALLFAFGNLLTDISYTIADPRIRLQ; translated from the coding sequence ATGACGGCCTACGTCATCCGGCGGCTGCTCTACACCATCCCGCTGGTGCTGGGGGTGTGCCTGTTCACGTTCGTCCTGTTCGAGTGGATCGTGCCGCCGGAGGTGCGCGCGGCGCAGGCGATCGGCCGGCATGCCACCGCCGAGGCGATTCAGAAGGAGATCCGCAAGCGGGGATGGGACAAGGGGCTCGTCTGGAACGCCCGGGCCGAAGGGGTCCAGCGCCTGACCGACACGCGTTTCGCCCGCCACATGTCCCGACTGCTCCTGTTCCGCTTCGGGCGCACGGAGAAGACCCACGAGGACATCGGGCAGGCGATCCTGCGGGGGATGGTGCCGTCGCTGACGCTCACCCTGCCGATCTTCGTGCTCGGCCTGTTCACGGGCCTGTGCCTGTCGCTGGGCGTCGCCTACGTCCGGGGGACGGTTCTGGACCTGGCGGGCGTGGTGGTCTGCGTGGCCTTCATGTCGGTCTCCATCCTGGTGTACATCATCGTCGGCCAGCTCCTCCTGGCGCAGTACTTGCGGTTCTTCCCGATCTACGGCTTCGCGCGCGGGTTCGGCGTGTTGCGTTTCCTGCTCCTGCCCGTGCTGATCGGCGTCGTGAAGGGCCTGGGCGACGACGTGCGGTTCTACCGCACCATCCTGCTGGAGGAGATGACCCGCGACTACGTGCGCACCGCGCGCGCCAAGGGCCTGACGGAGACCGCCGTGCTGTTCCGGCACGTGCTGAAGAACGCGATGATCCCGGTGCTCACCCGCACGGTGATCGCGATCCCGTTCCTGTTCCTGGGGTCGCTGCTGCTGGAGAGCTTCTTCGGAATCCCGGGGCTGGGCAGCATGACCGTGGAGGCGGTGAACAACGGCGACACCGACGTGATGGCCGCCATGGTCTACATCGGCGCGCTGCTCTTCGCCTTCGGCAACCTGTTGACGGACATCAGCTACACGATCGCCGACCCTCGCATCCG